A region of Toxorhynchites rutilus septentrionalis strain SRP chromosome 1, ASM2978413v1, whole genome shotgun sequence DNA encodes the following proteins:
- the LOC129776051 gene encoding transmembrane protein 41B, whose product MDTVETANRFVTFEAESNDRAEKVPLLLSNMTSGSSPPLTNGQLLYSNSTNNNVTGLHHQKKQNGQTRAHHPECNGNGPLPTSTRDSESDKRHDKEEEERSARQSLIILAAIFFTSLFAMIYVYAMFPQLEESEKQYIKVPFDIEDAKQLGLVLDRYKDLYYLEVMFGVILVYIFLQTFAIPGSLFLSILSGFLYNFPVALALVCFCSALGATLCYLLSQLVGRRLVKHYFPEKARVWAQQVDKHREDLLSYMLFLRMTPFLPNWFINLVAPVIGVPLYPFVLGTFLGVAPPSFIAIQAGKTLYKMTSSSDAFSWGSIFLLAVFSVFSLVPVIFKRYFKAKID is encoded by the exons AGTCCAACGATAGAGCGGAGAAGGTGCCACTGCTTCTGAGCAATATGACTTCCGGATCATCCCCACCGTTGACGAACGGCCAGCTGCTGTACAGCAATTCCACCAACAACAATGTCACCGGTTTGCACCACCAGAAGAAGCAAAACGGACAGACGCGGGCACACCACCCCGAGTGCAACGGAAATGGACCTCTGCCAACATCCACCAGGGACAGTGAGAGCGATAAGAGGCACGATAAGGAAGAGGAGGAACGTTCGGCCCGACAATCGCTGATCATCCTGGCGGCGATCTTCTTCACCAGCTTGTTTGCGATGATTTACGTGTATGCCATGTTCCCACAGCTGGAGGA GTCGGAAAAACAGTACATCAAGGTGCCGTTCGATATCGAGGATGCCAAGCAGCTGGGCTTGGTGCTGGATCGGTACAAAGATCTGTACTATCTGGAAGTCATGTTCGGTGTAATTTTAGTGTACATATT CCTACAAACCTTTGCCATTCCCGGTTCGCTGTTCCTATCGATCTTGAGCGGATTCCTGTACAATTTCCCCGTAGCGCTGGCTCTGGTTTGCTTCTGTTCGGCGCTGGGCGCCACCTTATGCTACCTGCTGTCCCAGCTGGTCGGCCGTCGCCTAGTCAAGCACTACTTCCCCGAGAAGGCGCGAGTCTGGGCCCAACAGGTGGACAAACATCGGGAGGATCTGCTCAGCTATATGCTTTTCCTAAGGATGACCCCTTTCCTGCCGAACTGGTTCATCAACCTCGTAGCGCCGGTCATCGGTGTGCCGCTGTATCCGTTCGTGCTGGGCACATTCCTGGGTGTCGCACCGCCCTCCTTCATCGCAATCCAGGcgggaaaaacgctgtacaAGATGACCAGCTCCAGCGATGCGTTCAGCTGGGGCTCCATCTTTCTTTTGGCAGTATTTTCGGTGTTTTCGCTCGTGCCAGTCATATTCAAGCGGTACTTCAAGGCCAAGATCGACTAA